The Podospora bellae-mahoneyi strain CBS 112042 chromosome 7, whole genome shotgun sequence genome includes a window with the following:
- a CDS encoding hypothetical protein (EggNog:ENOG503PFQJ), whose protein sequence is MSIEYQLARIMSLAMLSGPFAIVMLSPASGRGANRHSSLISAYIALVLPALLLFVAYPATVDAQITCYGFAGQAYTDNTLCPGSNACCGRKATCLSNRLCHNPNDPEGLWVRGPCAIREWDDSCGQICLYNETAASNGVLPRVVQCRDGSLCCNNDPQCCQDGKGIFLDERGEIVSTRATGATTSFPPLSETGTVRTTAPVPTTSTSSSSTFSSTSSKSTSSSSTTEIVVPPTNAGPATPAPTPSDEGNNGLKIGLGVGIPCAVLVAALLAFLFFRRQKKKASNGPVAELHGASRDMVEVHGHDAHAGGYYRSDFQSKMPPLDSGARQVDDTQQKHPVEMGGEMPTELDSSPMPGNVVHMRRAEMG, encoded by the exons ATGTCGATCGAATATCAACTGGCCAGGATCATGTCCTTGGCGATGCTTTCCGGCCCGT TTGCAATCGTCATGCTATCACCCGCATCAGGCCGGGGCGCTAACCGGCATTCCTCACTTATTTCGGCGTATATAGCGCTTGTTCTGCCagcattgttgttgttcgtCGCCTATCCCGCCACAGTGGACGCTCAAATAACATGCTACGGTTTTGCTGGCCAAGCCTACACAGACAACACGCTCTGTCCTGGATCCAACGCCTGCTGCGGCCGAAAAGCTACCTGTCTATCCAATCGACTGTGCCACAACCCAAACGATCCAGAGGGTTTATGGGTGAGGGGTCCATGTGCAATCCGGGAATGGGATGACAGCTGCGGACAGATTTGTCTTTACA ACGAAACAGCCGCCAGCAATGGGGTTCTGCCGCGCGTAGTACAATGCCGCGATGGTAGCCTTTGCTGCAACAACGATCCACAATGTTGCCAGGATGGCAAGGGGATCTTTCTCGATGAACGAGGGGAAATCGTATCAACTCGAGCAACAGGTGCTACCACCAGCTTCCCCCCGTTAAGCGAGACCGGTACCGTCAGAACAACAGCCCCTGTGCCCACCacttcaacatcatcttcctctacATTTTCCTCTACGTCCTCCAAATCcacatcttcttcctcgacaACGGAAATCGTGGTGCCGCCCACGAATGCCggaccagcaacaccagcgccAACCCCCTCGGACGAAGGTAACAACGGACTGAAGATAGGATTAGGTGTGGGTATTCCCTGTGCTGTGTTAGTTGCGGCTTTGTTGGCATTTTTGTTCTTCAGGcggcagaagaaaaaggcctCCAACGGACCAGTGGCAGAGCTACACGGGGCCTCTCGTGATATGGTAGAGGTTCATGGGCATGACGCTCATGCAGGAGGGTATTATCGCTCAGATTTTCAGTCCAAGATGCCGCCACTCGATTCTGGTGCCAGGCAGGTGGATGATACTCAACAAAAGCATCCAGTAGAAATGGGAGGTGAGATGCCCACAGAATTGGACAGCAGCCCGATGCCGGGAAATGTGGTACACATGAGGAGAGCCGAGATGGGTTAG
- a CDS encoding hypothetical protein (EggNog:ENOG503P3BZ), with product MSLFLNRRLYLERFQQDRPAQGDEYGCTLLQWPGATTGTLCRDHLTRATEIAAFPESELTIVLAPIDDPSPDSLAGFEALVERYDIPGAFLEERTQGVLNSFGYIPEGPGSYSVWTHFLLKDIERNETSGAIEISTKPQRKPLNTRLVNYFRRMFLSSKAPTSASAQQSEMHQPRISYIETNKDDADDYLPSWTSRSFFLRVTNHGGNNARITLLCFEPSPFLEEELVNLPQRIDCSQIMANPFILLEIIMYDLYMQLDINLWELRDIFQVEQKHFGYLTANPTLPLADIDFSALHLLADYIIMLREGCHGLLSTVDAIVDHYQKYSTVEDAILRDKTYEAFKYRRRLVASTSERAGTFEKRINNLTTLFFNHISQQDNAMLMRDSSSVKAIAVVTLVFLPVTTVATVCGSEFFYTRSEGGIRMDPTAWIMFGLSAVLSLVLLWMWNFYTQSLEEKFARGRRRAMNGRGKQDGKLVFSA from the exons ATGTCGCTATTCTTGAACAGAAGATTGTATCTTGAGCGCTTTCAACAAGATCGTCCCGCGCAAGGCGACGAATATGGTTGCACGCTCCTTCAGTGGCCCGGTG CAACGACAGGTACACTTTGCCGGGATCACCTCACCCGAGCGACCGAGATTGCAGCTTTCCCTGAAAGCGAACTTACTATTGT TCTTGCTCCCATAGACGATCCGTCCCCTGACAGTCTTGCGGGCTTTGAGGCTTTGGTTGAGCGATATGATATCCCAGGTGCCTTTCTTGAAGAAAGAACGCAAGGAGTGTTGAACTCATTTGGTTATATTCCAGAAGGCCCCGGGTCATACT CTGTTTGGACACACTTTCTCCTCAAGGACATTGAACGAAATGAGACGTCGGGCGCCATTGAAATCTCTACAAAGCCTCAACGAAAGCCCCTGAATACCCGCCTTGTGAACTATTTTCGACGCATGTTTCTCTCTTCAAAAGCACCAACCTCGGCCTCAGCTCAGCAATCCGAAATGCACCAACCGCGAATATCCTACATTGAGACAAACAAAGACGATGCTGATGACTATCTGCCAAGCTGGACGTCGAGgtccttttttcttcgtgTAACCAACCACGGCGGTAACAATGCAAGAATCACGCTCCTCTGCTTTGAGCCCTCACCTTTCTTAGAAGAGGAGCTCGTCAATTTGCCCCAACGCATCGATTGTAGTCAGATCATGGCGAATCCGTTCATTCTTCTCGAGATTATCATGTATGACTTGTACATGCAGCTCGATATCAATCTCTGGGAACTACGCGACATCTTTCAGGTTGAGCAAAAGCACTTTGGTTACCTCACCGCCAATCCAACACTCCCACTGGCAGACATTGACTTTTCGGCTCTCCATCTTCTGGCAGACTACATCATCATGCTTCGAGAGGGATGCCATGGTTTACTGAGCACCGTTGACGCAATTGTTGATCACTATCAAAAGTACAGCACGGTTGAGGATGCTATCCTGCGAGACAAAACATACGAGGCATTCAAATATCGCCGTCGTCTTGTCGCTTCGACGTCCGAACGTGCTGGCACATTCGAGAAACGGATCAACAACCTGACGACTCTCTTTTTCAACCATATCTCCCAGCAAGACAATGCAATGCTGATGAGGGACAGCTCAAGCGTCAAGGCCATCGCTGTCGTCACCCTGGTTTTCCTCCCTGTAACGACAGTTGCGACTGTATGCGGCTCCGAGTTTTTCTACACGAGGTCAGAAGGGGGGATCAGAATGGATCCCACAGCATGGATCATGTTTGGGCTTTCTGCTGTGCTGagtttggtgttgctgtggatGTGGAATTTCTACACGCAAAGTTTGGAAGAAAAGTTCgcgcgaggaagaagaagagccaTGAATGGGAGAGGAAAACAGGATGGGAAACTGGTCTTTTCTGCATAG
- a CDS encoding hypothetical protein (EggNog:ENOG503NWE9), producing the protein MASPRPPPRPIVKRTVQSKTQVSTTKSSAAPYRAAPHRADTPSASTSIHLCRWTQADINCTIQHPIRCSNREQSPSGPPLGPVPCLSLVKMTPTHKYTQLTRHKSRDVFGRTYSDVYSDCTISYNSGRFIKLKVQATDDVRNGKGGSTWKRKQIKNVGPTPLKVSNWVFGHVDDVNKPIKEYSSGDIAQLIGRTLAITPLMLFLNFAVRLGGGEVRNGGNYDAVPYRYFGRPKTSRNPLDNSIHQGEIQFQKTVTERPAIFAAPPSEKTPRAVSERTERILLPRRLCWLDTKPQVVVQDGEEYQAYQSTDVKQWMKQNAKHCPEYLFVAWRVSQLETENPQDKEALHELARRATKEAGLSCYWISDNCFTAPEEELSLDVWRMSDIVRGSSGMAIALGRLPDEDTSADMNSDKDPCYTLLSSWSQSIWTFPELLLSKGSTITCYYFSDHEEEPSAKASDPFRDSSASPYGTIRKQIIPKNQFAARCLETSRDRYQVRRLIDHYSGNLKLSDLELTTVALECFSSRQAGTQYLPGGYSYALMGLLGRRPSVHRSDSAFLAFARLSLENYNNRLFERMLCLLQHEEQVWYDTTDVYGARLWDIEPSVQVAGIGVYNKQEAEMDAVNEREFDQEFFHRDDDGVTSEKVLPPSPLSHSKRQYPPSVASQPRTHLASRSQVSFQSQAPLSPPTWISHPAYNSSLQKSWSPTVTEMTELPSPSTQQQKPKYSHAQLNPETDTIILDGCLAATVHWSEFCTPLTTSYPALFRRILKWLLRANIIPLIVGTILALLPSPPVSGFGAFILAYSLSILVASPFIIRILYGGKFWGVQPFFFGFEGYMPIGEIERKIWGADMGRLKWSWYASSPLAVHKIEEEGRYIVSEDPTVVEETRRMVEEAKNAGPGDLRVFTLVDTYSMTATLFQARRPPQALLICGSEGGMQRALGCSFEWTTQTFYKETVLRLETRVLDKMDRIRRVRLGLKRGHMEATHRASF; encoded by the exons ATGGCCAGCCCCAGACCGCCTCCACGGCCAATCGTCAAACGGACTGTCCAGAGCAAAACCCAGGTTTCAACGACGAAAAGTTCAGCAGCTCCCTACCGAGCAGCCCCCCACCGAGCAGACACGCCCTCAGCAAGCACCTCCATCCACCTTTGCAGGTGGACCCAAGCCGACATCAACTGCACAATCCAACACCCAATCCGCTGCTCAAACCGGGAGCAAAGCCCAAGTGGCCCACCGTTAGGCCCTGTGCCTTGCCTGTCTCTCGTCAAAATGACCCCGACACACAAATACACCCAGCTGACCCGGCACAAGTCCCGAGATGTCTTTGGCCGGACGTACAGTGATGTTTACTCGGATTGCACCATCTCCTACAACAGTGGCAGATTCATCAAGCTCAAAGTCCAGGCAACCGATGATGTTCGCAACGGCAAAGGCGGCAGCACCTGGAAGCGCAAACAGATCAAGAATGTCGGGCCCACACCCCTCAAGGTATCCAACTGGGTGTTTGGTCACGTTGACGACGTCAACAAGCCAATCAAAGAGTACAGCTCTGGCGACATTGCTCAACTTATCGGACGAACTCTTGCCATCACACCCTTGATGCTGTTCTTG AACTTTGCTGTGAGacttgggggaggagaggtaaGGAACGGCGGGAACTATGATGCTGTGCCGTATCGATACTTTGGACGCCCGAAAACTAGCCGCAACCCCCTGGATAACAGTATCCATCAGGGAGAGATCCAGTTCCAAAAGACCGTCACAGAAAGACCTGCCATTTTTGCCGCCCCCCCTTCTGAGAAGACTCCCCGTGCGGTATCGGAGAGAACTGAGCGCATCTTGCTACCTCGGCGTCTGTGTTGGTTGGATACGAAGCCGCAGGTTGTTGTccaggatggggaagagTACCAGGCGTATCAGTCCACCGACGTCAAGCAG TGGATGAAACAGAACGCAAAACATTGTCCCGAGTATCTCTTCGTTGCCTGGAGAGTCTCTCAGCTCGAAACAGAGAATCCCCAAGACAAAGAAGCCCTCCATGAGCTGGCCCGGCGTGCAACCAAGGAGGCTGGTTTGAGCTGCTATTGGATCAGTGACAACTGCTTCACAGCgcctgaggaggagttgtCTCTGGACGTCTGGAGAATGAGCGACATTGTGCGAGGTTCGAGCGGTATGGCGATAGCTCTCGGCAGACTGCCTGATGAGGATACTTCGGCCGACATGAACAGCGATAAGGACCCCTGCTACACCCTCTTGTCTTCTTGGTCTCAGTCCATCTGGACCTTTCCAGAACTTCTCCTCAGCAAAGGGTCCACGATAACATGCTACTACTTCTCCGATCATGAGGAAGAGCCGTCAGCCAAGGCCTCCGACCCATTCCGGGATTCTTCAGCATCGCCATATGGCACAATTCGGAAGCAAATCATTCCGAAGAACCAGTTCGCTGCCCGGTGTCTCGAGACGTCGAGAGATCGCTACCAGGTTCGTCGCTTGATCGACCACTACTCCGGCAACCTCAAACTGAGCGATCTCGAGCTCACCACAGTTGCTTTGGAATGCTTCAGCTCCCGTCAAGCCGGGACTCAGTACCTCCCTGGTGGCTACTCCTATGCACTCATGGGATTGTTGGGCAGACGGCCATCAGTTCACCGAAGTGACTCTGCCTTCCTCGCGTTCGCTCGCTTGTCTCTCGAGAATTACAACAACCGACTGTTTGAGAGGATGCTTTGCTTGTTGCAACATGAAGAGCAGGTGTGGTATGACACAACCGACGTGTATGGTGCCCGACTCTGGGACATTGAGCCCAGCGTCCAGGTGGCTGGCATCGGAGTTTACAACAAACAGGAAGCCGAGATGGACGCGGTGAATGAGCGCGAATTTGACCAGGAATTTTTCCACCGAGATGATGACGGGGTTACTTCCGAGAAGGTCCTCCCACCCAGTCCCCTATCCCACTCCAAGCGGCAATACCCCCCTTCAGTTGCAAGCCAGCCACGAACCCATCTTGCCTCCCGCTCTCAGGTCTCGTTCCAAAGCCAAGCTCCCCTCAGCCCGCCCACGTGGATCTCGCATCCAGCTtacaactcctccctccaaaaGTCTTGGTCCCCCACCGTCACAGAAATGACCGAACTTCCGAGCCCTTccacccagcagcaaaagccaaAATACTCCCATGCCCAGCTTAATCCCGAGACCGATACCATCATCCTTGACGGCTGCCTCGCCGCCACAGTTCACTGGTCCGAATTCTGCACTCCCCTCACAACCTCATACCCCGCCCTCTTCCGCCGCATCCTCAAGTGGCTCCTGCGCGCGAACATCATCCCTTTGATCGTCGGCACTATCCTTGCCCTGCTCCCCTCGCCTCCAGTCAGCGGATTTGGCGCATTTATCCTCGCCTattccctctccatcctggtggcctcccccttcatcatccGCATCCTCTATGGCGGCAAGTTCTGGGGCGTCcagcccttcttctttgggtTCGAGGGGTACATGCCCATCGGCGAGATTGAGCGCAAGATATGGGGTGCCGACATGGGCAGGCTGAAGTGGAGCTGGTATGCGAGCTCGCCGCTGGCGGTGCACAAGATCGAAGAGGAGGGCAGATACATTGTGAGTGAGGATCCCACTgttgtggaggagacgaggaggatggtggaggaggcgaagaacGCTGGGCCGGGGGATTTGAGG GTATTCACGCTGGTTGATACGTACAGCATGACGGCGACGTTGTTCCAGGCTCGAAGGCCGCCCCAAGCCCTGCTCATTTGCGGAAGTGAGGGCGGCATGCAGAGGGCGCTGGGATGTTCATTCGAATGGACCACGCAGACCTTCTACAAGGAAACCGTGTTGCGGTTGGAGACGAGGGTGTTGGATAAGATGGACCGGAtcaggagggtgaggttggggctTAAACGGGGCCATATGGAGGCTACACACCGTGCTAGTTTTTGA
- a CDS encoding hypothetical protein (EggNog:ENOG503P8SD; COG:S), with amino-acid sequence MNRDADAAHNLLERKNKLMAELMTYYRDMIHTATQQIPANASNSSAAINSLAMETAMTGFIRATEDLLSLTHEIRELWIIGPLTKPGAGDEEARRNMKQEAEETFNLVNALRNEQRLAQIGAAEQSPMRYYVKNLEGHPGRTQAGQVPGVHQ; translated from the exons ATGAATCGCGACGCTGATGCAGCTCACAATCTTCTTG AGCGCAAGAACAAGCTCATGGCCGAGCTCATGACTTATTACCGCGACATGATACACACAGCCACCCAGCAGATTCCCGCCAATGCTTCCAATTCCTCGGCTGCCATCAACAGTCTCGCGATGGAGACCGCCATGACGGGCTTC ATCAGAGCCACCGAGGACTTGCTCTCCCTTACCCATGAGATCCGCGAGCTGTGGATCATTGGCCCGTTGACCAAGCCTGGCGCCGGTGACGAGGAAGCCAGACGGAACATGAAgcaggaggcggaggagaccTTCAACCTGGTCAACGCTTTGAGGAATGAGCAGAGGCTGGCTCAGATTGGCGCCGCTGAACAGTCACCGATGAGGTACTACGTCAAGAACTTGGAAGGCCATCCCGGGAGAACGCAGGCAGGACAGGTACCTGGTGTGCACCAGTGA
- a CDS encoding hypothetical protein (COG:S; EggNog:ENOG503P2IF), with translation MSQLWKSESVALREISRFNEGVQCRTRGAIWANAEKGEFWILGGYLPKIADGINDTFIWKFTADGWGGGSWAKETLLNFEKLPSLQQTKDSAFMVAHDKGYVLGGVGSWLPSDEDAGPGMVTYGFRSKVVDNGTGPGIRILRKPAILTGANLLFVPGYNMPNGLDLVLGGYALATFDGTAKVEESHPLDLHNLTFFDPVTNEQYWQLTTGDIPPSPRSRACVAGPFRTPGGNYDL, from the coding sequence ATGTCCCAACTGTGGAAGAGCGAGTCTGTGGCCTTGCGAGAGATTTCCAGGTTCAACGAAGGCGTACAATGTAGAACAAGGGGCGCCATTTGGGCGAACGCTGAGAAAGGCGAGTTTTGGATTTTGGGTGGCTACCTGCCAAAAATTGCTGATGGCATTAATGACACGTTTATCTGGAAATTTACCGCCGACGGTTGGGGCGGTGGCTCTTGGGCGAAGGAAACCCTTTTAAACTTCGAAAAGCTTCCCAGTTTGCAGCAAACGAAAGATAGTGCGTTTATGGTAGCTCACGACAAGGGCTATGTTCTGGGGGGTGTAGGAAGCTGGCTACCGTCGGACGAAGATGCAGGCCCCGGAATGGTAACCTACGGTTTTAGATCTAAGGTGGTGGACAACGGGACAGGCCCTGGCATTCGCATCTTGCGTAAACCAGCCATATTGACAGGAGCAAACCTGCTGTTTGTGCCAGGATATAACATGCCAAACGGGCTAGATTTGGTCCTTGGGGGGTATGCTCTTGCTACTTTCGATGGAACAGCAAAGGTTGAGGAGTCGCATCCACTGGACTTGCACAATCTGACATTCTTTGATCCGGTAACCAACGAACAGTACTGGCAGCTGACAACAGGAGACAtacctccctctccccgctCACGCGCTTGTGTCGCTGGACCCTTCCGCACACCTGGAGGAAATTACGATTTGTAG
- a CDS encoding hypothetical protein (COG:L; EggNog:ENOG504HH3F): protein MARKRWYAVARGRQPGVYETWEQTEAQVLGFPNNCYKSFPTKEEAEKFVGENRNTKADPLGDAETRDASTQPSTASE, encoded by the exons ATGGCCCGGAAAAGGTGGTACGCTGTGGCAAGGGGTCGCCAACCGGGTGTATATGAGACATGGGA GCAAACCGAGGCGCAGGTTCTGGGATTTCCAAATAACTGTTACAAATCCTTTccaacaaaagaagaggcCGAGAAATTTGTAGGGGAGAACAGAAATACCAAGGCTGACCCGCTTGGGGATGCTGAAACTCGGGACGCATCCACGCAGCCATCGACAGCAAGTG AATAA
- the PUS1 gene encoding tRNA pseudouridine synthase 1 (EggNog:ENOG503NVYM; COG:J): MASDEIPAVAPGPDASSSATPVAPDSNDSQNNADRSQNRNGKRGGRGRERGNDKPGAQGKRKHGGFGSAKGSVPDKREQVRNNRDAKRRKVIDEEVGGKSFMSIEFTPDEIKAEDRRPKRKVAVLIGYAGTGYHGIQINHKEKTIEGDIFAAFVAAGAISKANADDPKKSSLVRCARTDKGVHAAGNVLSLKLIVEDEDIVEKINSHLPEQIRIWGIQRTVNAFSCYQSCDSRWYEYLMPSYSLLPPQPQSFLGKKILESAKEKGVLEEHLERLDDVTGFWDEVEKNDIEPILARLSPEVRAEVVRKLQDSNDKELAEDGQPAKNDQEEASKDATADKDVEMPDAAEPQPEKPAEEAKPVEETPQEPKSEKELSPVDAAVRDIKAAYVAAKRRYRISPARIERLQQALNLYLGTHNYHNYTVMKSFKDASAKRHIKSFEANTTPIQIGDTEWLSLKVHGQSFMMHQIRKMVAMAVMVVRCGASLDLIKESYGPRRISIPKAPGLGLMLERPMFTEYNKRAAGFDKEPIDFSKYEDQIIKFKDEHIYRRMFEVEEKENSFHLFFNQVDNFRTDYFLWVTAGGVDASHERSDRTERVPKALEAELGDEADGVVEDGT; encoded by the exons ATGGCCTCTGACGAGATCCCTGCTGTCGCTCCAGGCCCCGATGCCTCTTCCAGCGCCACTCCCGTCGCCCCGGATTCCAACGACTCTCAGAACAATGCCGACCGCAGCCAGAATCGCAACGGCAAGCGTGGTGGCCGCGGCCGCGAGAGAGGGAATGACAAACCCGGCGCTCAAGGAAAGCGTAAGCACGGCGGCTTCGGAAGCGCAAA AGGGTCCGTCCCCGACAAGCGCGAACAGGTCCGGAATAACCGCGATGCCAAACGCCGCAAGGTGATCGACGAGGAAGTTGGCGGCAAGAGCTTCATGAGCATCGAGTTCACCCCCGACGAGATCAAGGCCGAAGACCGCCGACCGAAGCGCAAGGTTGCCGTCCTGATTGGCTACGCCGGCACCGGCTACCACGGCATTCAGATCAACCACAAGGAGAAGACAATCGAGGGCGACATCTTTGCGGCTTTCGTCGCTGCCGGTGCCATCTCCAAGGCCAACGCCGATGATCCCAAGAAGTCGAGCTTGGTCCGCTGCGCGCGTACAGACAAGGGCGTCCACGCCGCTGGCAACGTGTTGTCTCTCAAGCTCATTGTCGAGGACGAAGACATTGTCGAAAAGATCAattcccacctccccgaACAGATTAGGATATGGGGCATCCAGCGCACAGTCAACGCTTTCAGTTGCTACCAGTCTTGCGATTCGAGGTGGTATGAGTATCTCATGCCCAGTTATTCTCTATTGCCTCCCCAGCCACAGAGCTTTCTTGGGAAAAAGATCCTCGAGTCGGCCAAAGAGAAGGGCGTGTTGGAAGAGCACCTCGAACGCTTGGATGATGTGACGGGATTCTGggacgaggtggagaagAACGATATCGAGCCTATCCTTGCTAGACTAAGCCCCGAGGTTAGGGCTGAGGTTGTGCGTAAGCTTCAAGACAGCAACGACAAAGAACTCGCCGAGGATGGACAGCCGGCCAAAAACGACCAAGAAGAGGCGAGCAAAGATGCGACCGCTGACAAAGATGTTGAAATGCCCGATGCTGCCGAGCCCCAGCCCGAGAAACCGGCCGAAGAGGCCAAGCCAGTCGAGGAGACACCGCAAGAACCAAAGTCTGAGAAGGAGTTGAGTCCCGTTGATGCGGCCGTCCGAGATATCAAGGCTGCCTACGTCGCGGCGAAGAGAAGATACAGGATCTCGCCAGCCCGTATCGAGAGGCTGCAACAAGCCCTGAACCTCTACCTGGGCACGCACAACTATCACAACTATACCGTGATGAAGTCCTTCAAGGATGCATCTGCCAAGCGTCACATCAAGTCGTTCGaggccaacaccacccctaTCCAGATTGGCGATACCGAGTGGCTGTCTCTCAAGGTCCACGGCCAGAGCTTCATGATGCACCAGATTCGCAAGATGGTCGCCATGGCGGTCATGGTCGTTCGCTGCGGCGCCTCGCTTGATCTCATCAAGGAGAGCTACGGGCCTCGAAGGATTAGCATCCCCAAGGCGCCCGGTCTTGGTCTCATGCTGGAACGTCCCATGTTTACAGAGTACAACAAGAGGGCCGCCGGGTTCGACAAGGAGCCCATTGACTTCTCCAAGTACGAGGATCAGATCATCAAGTTCAAGGACGAGCACATCTACCGGAGGATgtttgaggtggaggagaaagagaacTC GTTCCACTTGTTCTTCAACCAGGTCGATAACTTCCGCACCGACTATTTCCTGTGGGTGACGGCCGGGGGTGTGGACGCTTCCCATGAGCGGTCTGATCGGACCGAGAGGGTGCccaaggcgttggaggctgagcttggcgatgaggctgatggggtggtggaggatggaaCGTAA
- a CDS encoding hypothetical protein (EggNog:ENOG503PEYT; COG:S), whose protein sequence is MATNIVPYEIAELIRRKKALYCRSADTKQWRRFSEFALPEATFTFVDALTPNIPMTEGGQCMSFSHRVAFLNYSEERNKDLQYIHSVGPGELYFVDGKDGKEVKAIWSVIFHVGDGEKTRGFHGTGAGYYHEVWVKVGDDWFIKSLRFERVYWKACESRYRSAVGARYLGREGLQLCVYAEKTSFPSCFPLPFMALLLPRANFSSKLCV, encoded by the coding sequence ATGGCCACTAACATCGTCCCCTACGAGATTGCCGAGCTTATTCGTCGTAAAAAGGCTCTCTACTGTCGATCCGCAGATACCAAACAATGGCGTCGATTCTCCGAGTTTGCTCTCCCTGAAGCCACATTCACGTTTGTTGATGCCCTCACCCCAAATATTCCAATGACCGAGGGGGGCCAGTGCATGTCATTTTCCCATCGCGTCGCGTTTCTTAATTACTCTGAGGAACGAAACAAGGACTTGCAGTACATTCACTCTGTGGGACCGGGGGAGCTCTACTTTGTGGACGGGAAAgatgggaaggaggtgaaggcAATCTGGAGCGTTATCTTTcatgttggcgatggtgagAAAACGAGAGGGTTTCATGGGACTGGCGCAGGATACTATCACGAAGTCTGGGTCAAGGTCGGTGATGACTGGTTTATAAAGAGCTTGAGGTTTGAGAGAGTCTACTGGAAAGCTTGTGAGTCTCGGTACAGGAGCGCAGTAGGAGCTCGCTACCTAGGGAGGGAGGGACTTCAACTCTGCGTCTATGCAGAAAAGACCAGTTTCCCATCCTGTTTTCCTCTCCCATTCAtggctcttcttcttcctcgcgcGAACTTTTCTTCCAAACTTTGCGTGTAG
- a CDS encoding hypothetical protein (EggNog:ENOG503PFSI), protein MGHVPKPCYDTAVANSYCDPHDIDVWDVTYIDNVRLNFWKRCKVSKLFCQCIFSPTTIEIQATDFGKIPVKARQWIYTVSSYSGPEAAQPGTAEITLTSSEIAPQSYLICMVPRSRSQLGLLDHTSPCQSARNLLLQGHPDDSDAWRMRKGRESTPKLRPEERVGLRGSNTKSRVQRRLSS, encoded by the exons ATGGGGCATGTTCCCAAGCCTTGCTACGATACTGCGGTCGCAAATAGCTACTGCGATCCTCACGACATTGACGTGTGGGATGTCACGTACATTGAT AATGTAAGACTGAACTTCTGGAAAAGGTGCAAGGTTTCAAAACTCTTTTGCCAATGCATCTTTTCTCCAACGACTATCGAGATCCAGGCCACTGACTTCGG CAAGATTCCCGTCAAGGCGCGTCAGTGGATTTACACAGTGTCAAGCTACTCGGGCCCCGAGGCTGCTCAGCCTGGAACGGCGGAGATCACCTTGACTTCTTCGGAGATTGCGCCGCAAAGTTACCTTATCTGTATGGTCCCACGAAGTCGCTCACAGCTTGGACTGCTGGACCACACCTCGCCCTGCCAATCTGCCCGAAACCTTTTGTTACAGGGACACCCTGACGACTCTGATGcatggaggatgaggaaggggagagaaTCGACGCCTAAGTTGAGGCCTGAGGAGCGAGTTGGGTTGAGAGGGAGCAACACAAAGTCTAGGGTTCAAAGAAGATTAAGCTCGTGA